The following proteins are co-located in the Anser cygnoides isolate HZ-2024a breed goose chromosome 2, Taihu_goose_T2T_genome, whole genome shotgun sequence genome:
- the CDC25A gene encoding M-phase inducer phosphatase 1 gives MEAAPGGSYRRRLLLLSPASPAAVKALFPAELSPVSDLRLTMEQLGRGSACQHGSAEQDPGNRNTSGLQRTVSSESTDSGCALDSPSPLTSNDIMEETFEKAILESSRLNIRLPLRRIHSLPQRLLGSSPALKRNHSDSLDCDAFQLLEQNENKENESFEFKKPTKPASRSSVHVRSHDGKGVPGQRQNSSSAQGFPSNEIPTGELENHRSAFQQQSSLTSSESEDDDGFLELLDEQDLKNDEEMPSDVASLWTAPLVMKKTDNRAKRCRLFGSSSLPSGIGRTTQKRIERSQEENSPGKSKKRKSLPGTPSEDATNLKIVKTQSSAAEIESILDSDQRDLIGDFSKGYLFHTVDGKHQDLKYIDSEMIVSVLTGKFASFIKECVIIDCRYPYEYEGGHIKGAVNLHMEEDVEDFLLKKPILPSENKRVIIVFHCEFSSERGPRMCRFVRERDRLGNEYPNLHYPELYVLKGGYRDFFLRCRSFCEPQSYRPMHHEDFKEDLKRFRTKSRTWAGERSKRELYSRLKKL, from the exons ATGGAGGCCGCACCGGGAGGCTCCtaccgccgccgcctcctgctgctctcGCCGGCCTCCCCCGCCGCCGTCAAGGCGCTGTTCCCCGCCGAGCTCTCGCCGGTCTCCGACCTCCGCCTGACCATGGAGCAGCTGGGACGCGGCTCGGCCTG TCAGCACGGAAGCGCTGAACAAGATCCGGGAAACAGGAATACCAGCGGTCTGCAGCGAACGGTGTCATCAGAGTCAACAGACTCAG GTTGTGCTTTGGATTCACCCAGTCCTCTGACCTCCAACGACATCATGGAGGAAAC GTTTGAGAAAGCGATTCTTGAATCTAGCAGACTGAA CATTCGACTGCCTCTCAGAAGAATACATTCACTGCCA CAGAGGCTCCTGGGATCCAGTCCCGCTCTGAAGAGAAACCATTCAGATTCTCTGGATTGTGATGCTTTTCAACTCTtagagcaaaatgaaaacaaggagAAC gaaTCATTCGAGTTTAAGAAGCCAACCAAACCAGCTTCTCGTAGTTCTGTGCACGTCCGTTCCCATGATGGAAAAGGTGTTCCTGGACAAAGGCAGAATTCCTCCTCAGCTCAGGGA tttccatCTAACGAAATACCCACGGGTGAGCTGGAAAACCACAGATCAGCTTTCCAGCAGCAGTCTTCTCTAACTTCCTCTGAAAGCGAAGATGATGATGGATTCCTAGAGCTCTTAGATGAGCAAGATTTGAAG AACGATGAGGAGATGCCATCTGACGTGGCAAGCCTCTGGACTGCACCGCTAGTCATGAAGAAAACGGACAATCGG GCCAAACGATGCCGGTTGTTTGGCTCTTCATCTCTGCCCAGTGGCATAGGCAGAACTACCCAGAAAAGGATAGAGAGATCGCAGGAAGAGAATTCTCCAGGGAAAagcaagaagaggaaaagcctGCCCGGAACACCATCCGAAGACGCAACG AATCTGAAGATAGTAAAGACACAATCCTCTGCAGCAGAGATTGAAAGCATTTTGGACAGTGATCAAAGAGACCTGATTGGTGACTTCTCAAAG gGTTATTTGTTCCACACTGTTGATGGGAAGCATcaagatttaaaatacattgacTCGGAAATG attgtGTCTGTGCTGACTGGAAAATTCGCAAGCTTCATCAAGGAATGTGTGATAATTGACTGTAGATACCCATATGAGTATGAAGGAGGACACATTAAG GGTGCTGTAAACCTACATATGGAAGAGGACGTGGAAGACTTCTTGCTGAAGAAGCCGATCCTGCCATCGGAGAACAAACGGGTGATCATAGTGTTCCACTGCGAGTTCTCTTCGGAGCGGGGCCCACGGAT GTGCCGGTTTGTGAGGGAGCGGGACAGGCTGGGTAACGAATACCCCAACCTCCACTACCCAGAGCTGTATGTCCTGAAGGGGGGCTACAGGGATTTCTTCCTAAGGTGCCGT AGCTTCTGCGAGCCCCAGAGCTACCGCCCCATGCACCACGAGGACTTCAAAGAAGACTTGAAAAGATTTCGCACCAAAAGCCGAACCTGGGCTGGTGAGAGGAGCAAAAGGGAACTGTACAGCCGCTTGAAGAAGCTCTGA